The genome window GCTTGAGCAATTTTTGCTGCAGTACCAAATCCAACGCCTTGTCCAAAATCTTTCAATTGACGTGCTCCAACATTTGAAGTCATGATAATTATCGTATTCTTGAAATCAATTTTGCGTCCTAAACTATCAGTCAAATAACCGTCATCCAATACTTGAAGCATCATGTTGAAAACATCTGGATGTGCTTTCTCAATTTCGTCAAGCAATACAACGCAATACGGTTTTCTTCTTACTTTTTCAGTCAATTGTCCGCCTTCTTCGTATCCTACGTATCCTGGAGGTGCTCCAACTAATCTTGAAATTGCAAATTTCTCCATGTATTCGCTCATGTCAATTCGAACCAAAGCATCTTCAGAATCAAATAATTCTTTGGCAAGAACTTTGGCTAACTGTGTTTTACCAACACCTGTCTGTCCTAAGAAAATAAAAGAACCAATTGGTTTGTTCGGATCTTTTAATCCAGCACGATTTCTTTGAATAGAACGCGCAATTTTTAAAACAGCATCATTTTGCCCGATTACTTTGTCTTGAATCAGTTCAGGTAATTTAGCCAGTTTGTTGCTTTCAGTCTGTGCAATTCTGTTTACAGGAATGCCAGTCATCATAGAAACTACATCAGCTACATTGTCTTCGGTAACAACGATTCTGTTGCTTTTAGAGTCTTCTTCCCATTGTTCTTGTGCTATGGCTAAATCTTTCTCTATTTTTTTCTCGTCGTCACGAAGTTTAGCTGCCTCTTCATATTTTTGTTTTTTAACAACCAGATTTTTCAATTCGCGTACTTCTTCCAACTGTCGTTCTAAGTCTAATATCTGCTTAGGAACATCAATATTGGTGATGTGAACTCGGGATCCGGCTTCATCCAATGCATCGATAGCTTTGTCTGGCAGGAAGCGTTCCGACATGTATCTGTTTGTTAATTTAACACAGGCTTCGATAGCTTCGGGAGTATAAATAACATTATGATGATCTTCATATTTGTTTTTGATGTTGTTCAAAATAGCAATTGTTTCCTCAACGGATGTAGGTTCTACAATTACTTTTTGGAAACGTCTTTCAAGAGCTCCGTCTTTCTCAATATATTGTCTGTACTCGTCTAGAGTTGTAGCTCCAATACATTGGATTTCTCCTCTTGATAAAGCAGGTTTGAACATGTTTGAGGCATCAAGCGAACCAGTAGCGCCGCCAGCGCCAACTATAGTATGAATTTCGTCTATGAAAAGAATGATGTCGTCATTTTTTTCCAGTTCATTCATAACTGCTTTCATTCGCTCTTCAAACTGACCTCTATATTTTGTACCGGCAACTAAGCTGGCCAAATCTAGAGTTACCACTCGTTTGTTGAATAATATACGGGAAACTTTCTTTTGAATAATACGCAAAGCCAAACCTTCAGCAATTGCTGATTTACCCACACCAGGTTCACCTATTAATAATGGGTTGTTTTTTTTGCGTCGGCTCAAAATCTGAGAAACACGTTCTATTTCTTTTTCACGCCCAACAACAGGATCCAGTTTTCCTTCCTCGGCCATTTCTGTTAAATCTCTTCCAAAATTATCAAGAACCGGAGTTTTTGATTTTTTATTTGATTTATTGGCTGGATTATTAAAGCTGCCTTCTTTGAGACTGTCATCTTGTCCTGAATCATCATTATATGATTCGTTTTTTGGCAAGTTTTCTAAAAATTCTTCTTCGTTTGGAGTCATATTAATGTATTGTTCTTTTGCTACGTCATAATCTATTTTTAGTTTATTCAGCAGCTTGGTTGTAGGATCGTTTTCATTTCTTAAGATACACAGCAGCAGATGTGCTGTGCTAATGGAGGAGCTCTGGAAAACTTTTGCTTCCAAAAAAGTTGTCTTCAAAGCTCGTTCGGCTTGACGGGTCAGATGTAAATTTTTCTTTTCTACACTGACATCAATGCTAGGGCTGGCGGGGCTTAGTATCTCAACCTTTCGTCTTAAATGATCAAGATCAATAGCAAGGTTGTTCAGGATGTGAATAGCTTTACCATTACCATCCCTCAGAATGCCAAGCATCAAATGTTCAGTACCTATAAAGTCATGTCCAAGACGTAAAGCCTCTTCTTTGCTATAAGTAATAACGTCTTTTACTCTAGGTGAAAAATTATCATCCATAATATTAAATTTGTTTTTATGTAAATTTAGTAAACATGAAGTTTAAAAGCAAAAATCATACCTTATAAATCTATTAATGCTAATTGACAAAAAAAATGAAGAATATAC of Flavobacterium marginilacus contains these proteins:
- a CDS encoding ATP-dependent Clp protease ATP-binding subunit; protein product: MDDNFSPRVKDVITYSKEEALRLGHDFIGTEHLMLGILRDGNGKAIHILNNLAIDLDHLRRKVEILSPASPSIDVSVEKKNLHLTRQAERALKTTFLEAKVFQSSSISTAHLLLCILRNENDPTTKLLNKLKIDYDVAKEQYINMTPNEEEFLENLPKNESYNDDSGQDDSLKEGSFNNPANKSNKKSKTPVLDNFGRDLTEMAEEGKLDPVVGREKEIERVSQILSRRKKNNPLLIGEPGVGKSAIAEGLALRIIQKKVSRILFNKRVVTLDLASLVAGTKYRGQFEERMKAVMNELEKNDDIILFIDEIHTIVGAGGATGSLDASNMFKPALSRGEIQCIGATTLDEYRQYIEKDGALERRFQKVIVEPTSVEETIAILNNIKNKYEDHHNVIYTPEAIEACVKLTNRYMSERFLPDKAIDALDEAGSRVHITNIDVPKQILDLERQLEEVRELKNLVVKKQKYEEAAKLRDDEKKIEKDLAIAQEQWEEDSKSNRIVVTEDNVADVVSMMTGIPVNRIAQTESNKLAKLPELIQDKVIGQNDAVLKIARSIQRNRAGLKDPNKPIGSFIFLGQTGVGKTQLAKVLAKELFDSEDALVRIDMSEYMEKFAISRLVGAPPGYVGYEEGGQLTEKVRRKPYCVVLLDEIEKAHPDVFNMMLQVLDDGYLTDSLGRKIDFKNTIIIMTSNVGARQLKDFGQGVGFGTAAKIAQADDNSKSIIENALKKTFAPEFLNRIDDVIVFNSLEKEDINLIIEIELRKLYSRINELGYQLKLSDKAKTFIADKGFDKQFGARPLKRAIQKYIEDALAEEIITSKIASGDEIFMDIEDGSQELTIKVHKAEEPTNQ